AAAGCCGAGAGCTCGCTCACCCGACCGGCCCATTGCAAGCGGATGCCATCGGGGGTCAGGGATTTGGTGCCGCGCGGCGGCTGCCACTGCTGCTGCAGCCACTGGCGGACGGTTGCCGTATCGGGCGTTGGGATTTCCAGATAGAGCAGTTGTTCCATGACCGGCAGGCGCGCGCTTGCGGGACCAACCAGCGGTCCCATCGCGTCGTGCGCTAATGTGGGCTCATCCAAATCTTAGAACGCTTAACATCCAGTTACTGGCCGGTGTGCGGAGCGCTCGCTAGCCCAGTTTCCGGGAGCATCCATGGCTTACCCCATTCCCACAACCCCAGAAGAGATGACCGCATTGCGCCAGCAGCCTCTGAATGAGGAGTTAGTGGCCGCTGCCATCGCCGGCGTCGTTCGCATTGCGCGATTGCGGGGTCAGTCGCTGGAGGAGGTGACCGCCGAAGTCTTGGCTGACGACCGGCTGCTGGATCCGAGCCAGCGCCACCGCCTGAGCGAGGTGCTGGCGCGCGCTTGGCAGGCCTTGGCCTAGCGCTGCTAGGAGGCGCTGGCCGATTGCCGGTGGATGGACCACAGCGGGAGCGCCTGCCGGGGATTGAGCCGGATGCCCGCGACCCCAGACTGGGCGAAGATTGAATCTTGGCTCTGCCAGAGCGGAATGTAGGGGACATCCTCGGCTAGCTGCTGCTGGATCTGGCGAAACAGGCGCTGCCGCGCTTGCGGCTCGCGCTCGCGGCGCTCGCGCTCGATCAGCTGGTTGATGCGCTCGCTGTAGTAAAACGAGCCCTGGGACTGAGCGCCCCCTTGCTGGCAGCCGCCCTGGGGCGAGCCCTGCTGGCAAGCCAGGAAGGGTTCCAGGTAGTTGTCGGCATCGAGAAAGTCGGGATACCAGTCGACGAGCGTGGCCGGATAGCTCCCCTGCCCGATCTCGTCAAAGAACCGAGCCGACTCCACGCTTTGGGGCTGAAAGCGAATCGCGCCGTCCAGTTTTTGCTGGGCAAAGGCGCGCAGCGTTTGGGCGAGTACGCTTCGGGTTTTGGAGCCCGAAGGGTACCACATGGGGATAGTGGCCGGATTGTCGCTACTGTAGCTGGCCTCCTGCAGCTTCTGCCGGGCCAGGTCGAGGTTGGCTTGGCCGTAAGCCTGCTTGAACGCCGGTTCGTGGGCCTCAAAGGTGGTAGGGACCAGGCTGTAGAGCGGTTTGCCCTGGCCGTTCAACACGCGCTCCACCAGCTGCTCGCGATCCAGCGAGGCCGCGATCGCCTGCCGCAGGGCCTGATCGCCGAGCGGATCCTGCTGCAAGTTGAGCGCCATGTAGCTAACGGTGACCCCAGGGGTCCGCATGGCCTGCCATTTGTTGGCCTCTGCCCCTTGCCGCAAGGTTTGGGTTTGCTGCGGGGTCAGCGACAGGTAGGCAACATCGACGCTGCCCGAGCGAAAGGCATTGAACAGGTTGGCGGGCTTGTCTTTATAGATTTGGATGTCAACGCCATCGTTGGCAGGGGGATCGCCCCAGTAGTCCTCAAAGATGTCTAGCGTCAGCGAGTCGCTGCTAAATTCTGCTAGCCGGTAAGGACCAGTTCCCACGAAGGTCTTGGGCTCAAACTTGCCTTCGCCAATTTCGTAGGCCTGAGGCGATACGGCACAGGTACCGGTGAAAGCCAGCAGCGATGGCAGGGCGACAAAGGGGTTCTGCAGCCGGATGGTGAGCTCGAACTCGCCCGTGGCCGAGACCGACTCGACAAATTCATCGAGCAGAAACGAGGGCTTGCCGCCGTTTTCCATAAAGCGGCGCAGCGAGAACGCCATCGCTTCGGCATTGAAGGGCGTTCCGTCGTGAAAGGTGCCCCCCTCGCGCAGCGGAATGGTGTAGCGCAGGCCATCGTCGCTGACTTGGGGCATGGCCGTTGCCAGTTGCGGCTTTAGCTCTGCCGTCTCGGGGTCATAGGCGTACAGGGTCTCGCCCAGGTTGTAAATGGGCAGATTCAGGGCAGCGACTTCATAGGTACTGGCTGGATCGAGGGTGCTGGGGTCTAGCGTCGTCCCCACTGTGATGCGGTCGGGCTCGCTCGAGCCGCCACCATCGGGAGCTTGCTCACCGCCACTGCAGCTGACGGCCAACATGGCGCACAGCAGAAAGGCAGCCAGGTACTGGCCCCAGCGGCGCCAGGTGCGAGGGACAGTCAAAACAGGCATGGTTTGAGAGTGTTAGATGGTGTAGTGGAGCGGGAAGGATTTGGCCTCTTTGGGCCGAATGTGGACCCGCTGCTGGGGCGATAGTCGCAACGCATCGAAGCGATCGCGCGGCAGGTGCGCGTGAATGACCTGCGCGTCGTCCAGGACCAACTCTAGCTGCACTTCCCCCCCTAGGTGAATGAGCCGCTCGACCGTCGCCGGGACCGTGACGCTGTTGGGCTCGGTCTCGATGGCGACATCGTGGGGGCGGAAAAAAATATCTGGCTGGGCCGAGTTGGCCTGCGCCCCAACCAAGTGCGAGTCGCTAGGTAGGACATTGACGGGCCCAATAAAGCGCATGACAAACGGGGTCGCCGGGTGAGCGTAAATTTGCTCGGGCGGCCCGACTTGCTCGATGGCCCCTTCATTCATCACCACGATGCGATCGGCGACCGACATGGCCTCCTCGTGATCGTGGGTGACAAAGACCGTGGTGACGTGAGCTTCATCGTGCAGGCGCCGCAGCCAGCCCCGCAGGTCCTTGCGGACTCTAGCATCCAGCGCGCCGAATGGTTCATCTAACAGCAACACCTGCGGCTCGGGAGCCAGCGCCCGTGCCAGCGCCACCCGCTGCCGTTGACTGCCCGAGAGCTGCGATGGGTAGCGATCACCGAGCCCTTGCAAGTTCACCAGCGCCAGCAGCTCGTCCACGCAGGCGGCGATCTGCTTTTGGGGCAGCTTGCGCACCTCCAGGCCAAAGGCAATGTTTTGGCGCACGCGCATGTGCTTGAACAGGGCGTAGTGCTGGAAGACAAACCCAATGTTGCGGTCTTGCACGCGCGTGCGGGTGCTGTCTTCGCCGGTCAGCCAAATCCGGCCCGAGTCCGGCAGATCTAGCCCCGCAATCAGGCGCAGCAAGGTGGATTTGCCGGAGCCGGATGGCCCCAGCAGCGCCACCAGCGAGCCGCGGGGGATCTCCAGGCTCACCCGGTCGACGGCCGTAAAGTCCCCGAACTGCTTGGAAACAGCTTCGATGGCGATCCCCAAGACGCCCTCCGCAACTGGGAGCGGGTGCGATCCTGCAAAGAGAGTAGCGACCCAATCTCCGGTTTGTCGATAGAGTTAGCGTTGTTTGACAGCGGCGGGCCGGACGCCCCCAAGCGCCGATGGTAGACTCGGGCCGCAGCGGCCAGGGGTGAGCCGGCATGGCAACCGTCATCAGCACCGTCAACATGAAAGGCGGCGTGGGCAAAACGACGCTCACCGTCAACTTGGCAACGGCCCTCGCCTGGCACTACGGCAAGCGCGTCCTGGTGGTCGATCTCGACTCGCAAGTGAGCGCCACGCTCAGCTTGATGCCGCCGCAAGAATTTGCCCAGGTGCGCAAAGCCCGCCGCACGCTCAGCTACCTGATCGACCGCCTGGTGCAACCCCACATCCAGCGCAAGTACTGGACCCCGGATTTGGTTTGCTCGCAAATGGGCCAGGTCAGCGGGCTGGAGCTGCTGCCAGGGGACCTGGAGCTCTACGACGAGTATCGGGTGGCCCAAACGCTGCACAAGCGCGCCGTCGAGCAATCCAGCCAAAGCTTCCACCAAGTCTGGATGGCCTTCGAGCGCACGCTGGTGCGCACCCTTTTGGAGCCCGTCCTGGCAGACTACGACTACATTTTTTTGGACTGCGCGCCCGGCTACAACCTGCTTACCCGCAGCGGTATTGCCGCCAGCCACTACTACTTGCTGCCCGCACGCCCGGAACCGCTCTCGCTGGTTGGCATCCAGCTGCTGGAGAAGCGCATTGCCAAGCTCAAGCAGAGCCCAACCGCAGCTGACGAGGACCTAGCCGCGATCGCCTTACTGGGCATTGCCTTCATCCACTCCAGCAGCAACATCTTCAGCCGCTACTACAAGCAGGTCATGCAGCGCATCGAGCAGGATTTTGCGGCGGAGCAGATTTTTGCGACCGGCATCCCCATGGATGTCAACGTCGCCAAGGCAGTGGATCGTTTTACCCCCGCCGTGCTGGCTGCCCCCAACTCGCCGGGCGCCAAAGCCTTTGCCAAGTTTGCCGACGAGTTTGTCGGTAAGCTCCAGGCACGCGCCGCCGCGCCTGGCTCGGTCGCGGCGGGCTAAGCAGCTCACGCCGGCGGCGCGGGGCTGCCCAGGCGGTAGCCGCGGCCGTAAACCGTGTGGATGAGCGGTTCCTCCTGAGGCCCCTCAATCTTGCGGCGCAGCAAGCGGATGCGGGCGGCCAGAACGTTGCTGCTGGGCTGGGCCTGCCCCGACCAGAGGCGCTCGCGGATCTGGGCGTGGCTCAGCACCTGGCCGGGGTGGCGCATCAGCAGCGACAGTAGCTGGGTCTCTTGGGCCGAGAGCTCGATGGCGCGGCCGTTGCGGTAGGCCAGTTGGTTGTCGCGATCAAGGGTAAGATCGGCTACCTGCAACCGCTCGGCCGCCGAGGCCTCGCCGGCGGCAGCGCGGCGCAGCAGGGCGCGGACCCGGGCCAGCAGCTCGCGCAGCTCGAACGGCTTGACCAGGTAGTCGTCGGCGCCGGCATCCAGCCCCGAGACGCGATCGTCGAGGGTGTCTTTGGCGGTCAAAAACAGCACGGGCGTGGCATCCCCACACGCCCGCCGGCGCTGGCAGATTTGCAGGCCGGAGCGCTCGGGCATGAGCCAATCCAGAATCAACAGATCGTAGGCGCGTTGCGCGGCCAGCCGCTCGCCGGTGATGCCGCAGTTGGTAACATCGACATCGTATCCTTCGCGGCGCAGGACCTGCGTCAGCGGGTCGGTGAGCTCGCGCTCGTCATCGACTAGCAGAATGCGCACGGCCAGCGCTCGATCGCGAAACGCACCCATGGCATCGACTCTTACGGTAGCGCTGCCCAAAGGCGTCCTGCTGCAAGACAGCATTCGCCTGTTCCAGAATTTGGGGCTGGACTTTAGCGCGTTTTTGGACGAGCGCAACCGCCAGCTCCAAATCGAGTCGCCTCAAGGCCAAGCGCGCGCGCTGCTGGTGCGGGCGCAGGACGTGCCGGTGTACGTCGAGTACGGGCAGGCGCAACTGGGCATTGTCGGCTATGACGTGCTGCGCGAGAAAAAACCGCAAGTTGCGGATCTGGCCGATCTGGGCTTTGGGGCCTGCCGCATGTCGGTGGCGGTACGCGAGCGCGACTACCGCCGCAACCGCTACCGCAACGTGCTGGATCTGCCCCCGCACTGCCGCGTGGCCTCTAAGTTCGTCACCTGCGCCTGCGACTGCTTCGAGCGGCTGGATCTGCCGGTGGAGATCGTGCCGCTGTCGGGCTCGGTGGAGCTGGGCGCCATTACCGGCATGGCCGAGGCGATCGTCGATTTGGTCTCGACCGGGCGCACGCTGCGCGAGAACCAGCTGATCGAAACCGATGACGGCCCGCTGTTCCAAAGCACCGCTCACCTGATCGCCCACCCGCTCAGCTACCGCCTCAACCGGGGCAACCTCGCCCCCTACGTGCGGCACTTGCAAGCCAGTGCCGCTGAGGCCGCCCCAGCCCAGGGCTGAGCTACAGTGGGCCCTGCGCCGTTTGTCAACGTGATCGCATCGGGAGTGCCATGGCAGCGCCTGCTTCGGCCGCCCAGGGACGCCGCCGCGACAGCGACTGGCACCTTTTGCAGCGCATCGTTCCGTATGCTCGCCGCAACAAGCGGCTGCTGGCCGTATCGCTGCTGTTTTTGTTCCCGCCGGCGCTGGCAGGGGCCCTGCAGCCCGTTTTGATCGGGCAAGCCATCTCGCTGGTCAACGACGAGGCCGTTTGGGGCTGGCTGGATCCGCTATCGCTGCGCCAGGGGATCTACGCCCTGGCCGGACTGCTGCTGGCAACCATCCTGGTGCGCTTAATGTTCGATGCGCTCCAGGGCTATCTGGTCCAGCGCTTCGGCCAGCAGGTGACAGCCGGCATCCGCGAGGACCTGTTCGCCCACGTGACGGCGCTGGCCTCGCGCTTTTTCGATCGCACCCCGGTGGGGCGGCTGGTGACCCGGCTCACCAGCGATGTCGAGACCCTGGGCGACGTGTTCTCCTCCGGGGCGATCGGCATCCTGAGCGACATCGTGCGCATTGTCGTGCTGCTGGTGGTGATGTTTGCGCGGCAGTGGCAGCTCGCCGGGTTGCTGCTGCTAATGCTGCTGCCGGTGAGCGTGCTGATCGTGCGCTTCCAACAGCGCTACCGCCAGGCCAACTACACCGCTCGGCAGGAGCTCTCCACGCTCAACGCCACCCTGGCCGAGAACCTGGCAGGCATCAACATCGTGCAGCTGTTTCGGCGCGAGCGACTCAACAGCGAGCAGTTCCGCGCCACAAATACTCGCTACATCCGCGCGGTCCAGCAGACGATTTTCTACGATGCCAACGTCTCGGCCACGCTGGAGTGGTTTGGCTTTGCCGGCATTGCCGCCGTTTTGGGGGTAGGTGGCCAGCTAGTCGTGCAGGGCGGGCTGACGCTGGGTACGCTCTCGGCGTTCATTTTGTTTTCGCAGCGCCTGTTCGAGCCGCTGCGGCAGTTTGCCGACAAGTTTACGCTGCTGCAGTCGGGCTTTACTGGGATCGAGCGCATCAGCGAAATTGCCAACGAGCCCATCGAAATCGCCGATCCCCACAGCCGCGATCGCCAGCAGCTCGCGCGCAGCGCGCCCGGCCGCCGCGGCGAGATTCGCTTTGAGCGGGTTTGGTTTGGCTACAAACCGGATGAGTACGTCCTGCAGGATCTCAGCTTCACCATCGAGCCTGGCGAGCGAGTCGCCATTGTCGGCCCTACTGGAGCGGGCAAAAGCTCGGTGGTTCGCCTGCTCTGCCGGCTCTACGAACCCAACCACGGCCGCATCCGGGTGGATGGCATCGACATCCGCCAGCTGCCGCAGGCCGAGCTTCGCCGCCACGTGGGCGTCATCCTGCAAGAGAACTTTCTCTTTGCCGGCACCGTCCGCGACAACATTGCCCTGGGCGAGCCTTATTCCCTCCAGGCCATTGAAGCCGCCGCCCGACTGGTGGGCGTTCACGACTTCATTGCTTCGCTGCCGCAGGGCTACGAGACCCAGCTGCGGGAGCGCGGTACCAACTTATCCGGCGGCCAGAAACAGCTGCTGGCCTTTGCGCGGGTGGCCGTTCGCGATCCGCGCGTGGTGGTGCTGGATGAGGCGACCGCCAGCTTGGACGTGCGCACCGAGGCTGGCATCCAAAGCGCGCTGGAATCGCTCCTGGCTGATCGCAGCGCCATTATCATCGCCCACCGCCTGACTACCATTCGCAACGCCGATCGCATCCTGGTGCTGCAAGACGGCAAGCTCATCGAGCAGGGCAGCCACCAGGCGCTGCTGCGCCAGGGGGGCGAGTACGCCCAGCTGTACCGCTTCCAGCGCACGCAACAAGCCAGCGCCGGCAGCGAGCGCAGCTAGCCGTGGTTTCGGATCCGTCGCGCAGCGAGGCCATCCTGCGGTTTTGGTTCGGCACGCCCGAGTGCCCCCACCCGGACGGCGGCCGGGCGCGCAAAGCCTGGTTTGCCAAAGACCTGGCCTTTGATGCCGCCGTGCGCGCCGAGCTCGAGCCCGACTACCGGCAAGCAGCCGCCGGCAAGCGCCAGAGCTGGCAAGGCGCGCCCCGCAGCTGCCTGGCGCTCATCCTGCTGCTGGATCAGGTGCCGCGCCAGCTGTTTCGGGGCCAGCCGCGGGCGTACGCCACGGACCCCCAAGCCCTAGCGGCAGCGCAGCATGCGGTCGAGCAAGGCTATGATCGCACACTGCTGCCAGTGCAGCGCTGGTTCGTCTACATGCCGTTCGAGCATGCCGAGAACCTGGCCACCCAGAACCGGGCCGTGGCATTATTTTCTACCTTGGAAGGGGATCCGCAAAGCGCTCGCACCATCGCGTTTGCCCACCGCCACCGGCGCGTCATCGAGCGCTTCGGCCGCTTTCCCCACCGCAACGCCATCCTGGGCCGCCCCAGCACGCCCCAGGAGCAGGCGTTTTTGGCCCAACCGGGCTCATCGCTTTGAACGCGCCAACCGATCATGGCCAACCGGGACAAGCTTCGCGCCAAGCTGCAGCAAATCGACGGCCAAAGCTACAAGGCCTACAAGGACATTCGCGGCCGCTACGACTTCGGCGACTTTGAGCTGCTGATCGACTATGTCCAGGGCGATCCCTTCGCTGCCCCCAGCCAGCTGCGGGTGCGGGTGCCGCAGTCGGTGGCCGGATTCCCGCGCGCTTGCTATCAGTCCCGCAGCCGCGAGGTGGCGCTGCGCGATTACCTCACGCGGCAGTTCGCGCGCGTTGCGAGCAAGCTCAGCACCTCGCGCGGCACGGGCAAAAGCGGCACCATCGCCATCGCGCGTACCGGTCAGGAGGTGCTGGAGCGCAGCGCCGTCTGGGTTAACGATGAGCGGGTCGAGGCGCGCTTTGTGGTGGGGCTGCCGGCCCAGGGGCGCCGCGTTCTGGGGCGCCAGGCCATCGAGCTGCTGTGCGAGGACATCCCCGAGATTGCCGATCGGGCGCTGCACTACCGCTCGCTCAGCGCCGATAAGATCCGGCAGCACGTCGAGACCGTTGAAGATGCCGACGGGCTGCGCCAGCAGCTGCGCCAGCACGATCTGGTGGCGTTTGTCGCCGACGGCGCCATCCTGCCGCGCCGCTCGGGGGTCGACGATCGCCCGCTGCAGGATGAGAGCGTGGTCCCGTTTCAGTCCCCGGCGGCGCAGCGCGTCGAGCTGGTGTGCCCCAACCGCGGCGCCATCCGCGGCATGGGCGTGCCGCGCGGCGTCACCCTCATTGTGGGCGGCGGCTACCACGGCAAATCTACGCTGCTGCGCGCAATCGAGCTAGGGGTCTACAACCGCATCCCGGGCGACGGGCGCGAGTTCGTCGTTGCGGACGAAGCCGCGGTCAAAGTGCGCGCTGAGGACGGGCGCAGCATTGCCGGCACCGACATCTCGCCGTTTATCAATCAGCTACCGCAGGGCCGCTCGACCCAGAACTTTACCAGCCCCAACGCCAGCGGCAGTACCTCGCAGGCGGCCAACATCATCGAGGCCCTGGAGGCGGGGGCGCAGGTGCTGCTGCTGGATGAAGACACCGCGGCCACCAACTTCATGATCCGTGATCGCCGCATGCAGCAGCTCATCAGCAAAGCCAAAGA
The DNA window shown above is from Cyanobacteria bacterium QS_8_64_29 and carries:
- a CDS encoding ATPase yields the protein MANRDKLRAKLQQIDGQSYKAYKDIRGRYDFGDFELLIDYVQGDPFAAPSQLRVRVPQSVAGFPRACYQSRSREVALRDYLTRQFARVASKLSTSRGTGKSGTIAIARTGQEVLERSAVWVNDERVEARFVVGLPAQGRRVLGRQAIELLCEDIPEIADRALHYRSLSADKIRQHVETVEDADGLRQQLRQHDLVAFVADGAILPRRSGVDDRPLQDESVVPFQSPAAQRVELVCPNRGAIRGMGVPRGVTLIVGGGYHGKSTLLRAIELGVYNRIPGDGREFVVADEAAVKVRAEDGRSIAGTDISPFINQLPQGRSTQNFTSPNASGSTSQAANIIEALEAGAQVLLLDEDTAATNFMIRDRRMQQLISKAKEPITPLIDKIRQLYTDCGVSTVLVMGGSGDYFDTADTVIALENFQPADVTAQAHAIAEATRTERSAEGGEHFGTLRPRVPLPESIDPSRGKKAADIKVRERDAISFGEQTIDLAAVEQLVDSGQLRAIAVALIYAKKHYLDKQRPLPDVLARVMADIDEQGLDAIAASPQGDLSRFRRFELAAALNRLRTLQVR
- a CDS encoding long-chain fatty acid--CoA ligase; its protein translation is MAAPASAAQGRRRDSDWHLLQRIVPYARRNKRLLAVSLLFLFPPALAGALQPVLIGQAISLVNDEAVWGWLDPLSLRQGIYALAGLLLATILVRLMFDALQGYLVQRFGQQVTAGIREDLFAHVTALASRFFDRTPVGRLVTRLTSDVETLGDVFSSGAIGILSDIVRIVVLLVVMFARQWQLAGLLLLMLLPVSVLIVRFQQRYRQANYTARQELSTLNATLAENLAGINIVQLFRRERLNSEQFRATNTRYIRAVQQTIFYDANVSATLEWFGFAGIAAVLGVGGQLVVQGGLTLGTLSAFILFSQRLFEPLRQFADKFTLLQSGFTGIERISEIANEPIEIADPHSRDRQQLARSAPGRRGEIRFERVWFGYKPDEYVLQDLSFTIEPGERVAIVGPTGAGKSSVVRLLCRLYEPNHGRIRVDGIDIRQLPQAELRRHVGVILQENFLFAGTVRDNIALGEPYSLQAIEAAARLVGVHDFIASLPQGYETQLRERGTNLSGGQKQLLAFARVAVRDPRVVVLDEATASLDVRTEAGIQSALESLLADRSAIIIAHRLTTIRNADRILVLQDGKLIEQGSHQALLRQGGEYAQLYRFQRTQQASAGSERS
- a CDS encoding DNA-binding response regulator, producing the protein MRILLVDDERELTDPLTQVLRREGYDVDVTNCGITGERLAAQRAYDLLILDWLMPERSGLQICQRRRACGDATPVLFLTAKDTLDDRVSGLDAGADDYLVKPFELRELLARVRALLRRAAAGEASAAERLQVADLTLDRDNQLAYRNGRAIELSAQETQLLSLLMRHPGQVLSHAQIRERLWSGQAQPSSNVLAARIRLLRRKIEGPQEEPLIHTVYGRGYRLGSPAPPA
- a CDS encoding peptide ABC transporter substrate-binding protein, translating into MPVLTVPRTWRRWGQYLAAFLLCAMLAVSCSGGEQAPDGGGSSEPDRITVGTTLDPSTLDPASTYEVAALNLPIYNLGETLYAYDPETAELKPQLATAMPQVSDDGLRYTIPLREGGTFHDGTPFNAEAMAFSLRRFMENGGKPSFLLDEFVESVSATGEFELTIRLQNPFVALPSLLAFTGTCAVSPQAYEIGEGKFEPKTFVGTGPYRLAEFSSDSLTLDIFEDYWGDPPANDGVDIQIYKDKPANLFNAFRSGSVDVAYLSLTPQQTQTLRQGAEANKWQAMRTPGVTVSYMALNLQQDPLGDQALRQAIAASLDREQLVERVLNGQGKPLYSLVPTTFEAHEPAFKQAYGQANLDLARQKLQEASYSSDNPATIPMWYPSGSKTRSVLAQTLRAFAQQKLDGAIRFQPQSVESARFFDEIGQGSYPATLVDWYPDFLDADNYLEPFLACQQGSPQGGCQQGGAQSQGSFYYSERINQLIERERREREPQARQRLFRQIQQQLAEDVPYIPLWQSQDSIFAQSGVAGIRLNPRQALPLWSIHRQSASAS
- a CDS encoding cobyrinic acid a,c-diamide synthase; its protein translation is MATVISTVNMKGGVGKTTLTVNLATALAWHYGKRVLVVDLDSQVSATLSLMPPQEFAQVRKARRTLSYLIDRLVQPHIQRKYWTPDLVCSQMGQVSGLELLPGDLELYDEYRVAQTLHKRAVEQSSQSFHQVWMAFERTLVRTLLEPVLADYDYIFLDCAPGYNLLTRSGIAASHYYLLPARPEPLSLVGIQLLEKRIAKLKQSPTAADEDLAAIALLGIAFIHSSSNIFSRYYKQVMQRIEQDFAAEQIFATGIPMDVNVAKAVDRFTPAVLAAPNSPGAKAFAKFADEFVGKLQARAAAPGSVAAG
- a CDS encoding sulfate ABC transporter ATP-binding protein; protein product: MGIAIEAVSKQFGDFTAVDRVSLEIPRGSLVALLGPSGSGKSTLLRLIAGLDLPDSGRIWLTGEDSTRTRVQDRNIGFVFQHYALFKHMRVRQNIAFGLEVRKLPQKQIAACVDELLALVNLQGLGDRYPSQLSGSQRQRVALARALAPEPQVLLLDEPFGALDARVRKDLRGWLRRLHDEAHVTTVFVTHDHEEAMSVADRIVVMNEGAIEQVGPPEQIYAHPATPFVMRFIGPVNVLPSDSHLVGAQANSAQPDIFFRPHDVAIETEPNSVTVPATVERLIHLGGEVQLELVLDDAQVIHAHLPRDRFDALRLSPQQRVHIRPKEAKSFPLHYTI
- a CDS encoding DUF924 domain-containing protein is translated as MVSDPSRSEAILRFWFGTPECPHPDGGRARKAWFAKDLAFDAAVRAELEPDYRQAAAGKRQSWQGAPRSCLALILLLDQVPRQLFRGQPRAYATDPQALAAAQHAVEQGYDRTLLPVQRWFVYMPFEHAENLATQNRAVALFSTLEGDPQSARTIAFAHRHRRVIERFGRFPHRNAILGRPSTPQEQAFLAQPGSSL
- a CDS encoding ATP phosphoribosyltransferase; protein product: MASTLTVALPKGVLLQDSIRLFQNLGLDFSAFLDERNRQLQIESPQGQARALLVRAQDVPVYVEYGQAQLGIVGYDVLREKKPQVADLADLGFGACRMSVAVRERDYRRNRYRNVLDLPPHCRVASKFVTCACDCFERLDLPVEIVPLSGSVELGAITGMAEAIVDLVSTGRTLRENQLIETDDGPLFQSTAHLIAHPLSYRLNRGNLAPYVRHLQASAAEAAPAQG